Within Mongoliitalea daihaiensis, the genomic segment AAAGATGTTTCAAATCCAGGACGCTTGAAACTAGTAGAATAATCTCCTAAATAAGACTGCCCTTTACCCGCTAATGACAAAAACATGGAAGTCCGATAATTTGGCCGATGCAATCGCCCAATATAGTCTGTTTGAACGTTTGCCTCTTTCTCTGCTAGATAGCTTTTGACATGAGTACCATTCAGCTCATTTTCATCTTGTGGAGACCAAAGATTATCAACAATTCCTTCTAAAATCAAACTATGAACAGCCTTTTCAACGGCCTCATTGATTGCCATTTCCCTTGGTTCGTTGTATGTAAAGCCTGTTTCGGCCTCTAAAAGTCTTCTAAACCTAACAAAACGGAAAAAACCTGAGGTAACTTCTTGAGATAAAATAGATTTTGTAGTGTAAACGGTCTTTAAAATTTTTCCGTTACTCGTCGACACGGCCCTCAAATAAATGCTTACTCTGTCTTCTCTATATTGGGAAGATGCATCCGCTCCAAAGTAACGAACACCCGCTCCACCCGTAAAAACGTTCGTCTCGTAAGAAATAATCCCACCTTCTAAGAGAACTCCTGCAAAAAGCAAAGGAGGAAGCAGAATATTAGTGGTCCCCTCATATTGCTCCCTACTTGATCGAATAATTTTTCGCTCATTCAGTAAGTTACTAATGTTTTCCCGTTCGATAGGGACAAACCAACCCGATTCTTCTAATGCACGAATAAGGATATTAGTTGCTCCTTGGGTGATGGCCGTAGAAAAACTAGCTCCCACTGTGGACTCTTTCAACTGTCCTGTCTGGTCACGAAACTTATATACAGCAACAACTATTGGCTCTTTAGGCGCTGGTAGGTCTAGCAATTCTGATTTCATAGGTGTCTCTTGGCCTAATCGAGCATCTCTATTACCTAAAGGCTGATAATAGAATGGAGAGCAACCCATGATCAGCAACACAAACAACACAGAAAGCTTGTGTGCAAAAGCTTTTATTGGGGACTTAAGCATGAATTTTCTTTGGTTTATTTAAAAAAATGGAACTTCAACAACCGTGGTTGCACCTGTACGAATGTCCACAATTGTAATGTTAAGACCTCTGCCCCCATCGCTGATTTCTATTTGAAAATCGCCTAATATGTATGTCCCTTGCTCAATAGAACCTTCACCAAATTGGCGTGTAACAAGCTCTCTTGACAAACGGGAAAGAATCTGTCTATTCAAACTTTCTGAAAATTCTTGCAAAGGATCTCTAGAGAAACCTAAGCCTCTATCTGTTTGATTGGGATCTCTGGTAGTATCCTGAGCTTGTGCAGAGCTCAATAACCATTGATAGTTAAAGGTATTTCCTCCAAAAGCAGGATTTCTTGGGGTATACACCAGCTGCTGGGAAAAAACCTCAGCAAATGATATCAAGCTTAAAAACAATGTAAAAACGAATACTTTTTTCATGGTTATTTCAATTTAGAATATGCCTGAACCTTTACGATCTTCACCATCCAACTCCCGGATAAGTTCTTCATATTGTGCTAAATACATTTGGGTTATTGACACGGAATCTCCGACGATCTCTTCTATATAATCTAATCTTGGTTGTAGAAATGATTGGTATACCATCGTCTCATTGATAAAAACCTCTATCAAGGTTTGATTTGCCCTAAATGGCCTCTCCATAATAAAAATAGAATAGTTTCTTGCATCTACAGGTGGCTCCCAATCTCTATAAAACAAATCAAAAAAGTCCCGCCCACTTTTTGTTTTAGTCTCATCAATAAGAAGCCCGTCAATTTCAAGCGAGGCATCTGATTTGACTTTTTCAGTAGCTTGCTCAATAATATCATTTAAGAGCAACTTGAGACTTTCAGGTGCTTCTTTGATTACTTTGGTAGAATCAGACTGCCCATGAAGATTCATGGAGAAAATCCCTAAAAAGCAAAATAAACATCCAAATCTCCAAACGCTACTCATAATCTATTACTTCTTAACGGAAACTAAAATAGAGAGTTTAATTAAATTTCACAAGGCAATTTACAAGCTATGTAAATAATCTCCCCGAAAAGTTCAGGGAGATTATTTTTTATTCAAAAACTAAATTACCTTAAAGGGAAAGCACTTTGTGTAATAGTAGCAGAATTGCCATTACCAACCATGTTCAATGTAGCAGAATTACCATTCCCAAACTGATTGATAATACCAACATTGTTATTGCCTTGGATCAAGAAACCTTCAGCAGCAAAATTGGAAGCTCCTGCATTGACAATGTTAGCATCGCCGTACTGATTGATTGTAAGTGAATTATTATCACCACCCATAGCTCCGCTAATGGTATTTCTATCACCATTTTGAGAAGCCATAAACTCGGAATTATTAGCTGTTAAGCTGTTCAATCCCGGACCGGTTCCTCTTGAATTCACATAGATAAAGTTTCTATCACCAACCTGAGAAGCCATATACGTATTGCTGCTACCAGTAATTTCAATTCTTTGGTTATTCAAATTACCGTTTTGAATTTGAGTAACTTCATTGAAGCTTCCTGCTACCCACTGACTTGCCCTGTTATCGGAACCAGTTTGACTAATTGAACCAAAGTTTTCATCTCCTTGCTGACGGATTGCAGCGGAGTTATCTCTGTCGAATTGATTGATAAGAGCTACGTTTTCATCTCCAATCTGAATAGTTTCACCCAAAATAGTATTTCTTGTAGAGTTGATGGTAGACCTGTTTAGATTACCCACCTGCTCCTGAATAAATGTACCTCCTATAGAACCAGCACCTTGAGCTCTATTGATGGAAGCATAATTGTAATCACCAGTTTGAAGCTGTCTTACAAAACCTCCATCAGCATAATACTGAGAGCTACCAGTTGGATTCAAAAGAGCTGTATTGTCGTTCCCAACCTGAGTTTGGGTAATTTCAGTGATATTAAACCCTCTTAATCTCCTAGCATCAGCGGTATTTCTATCACCAATTTGAGTTTGGTAAACTCTGATATTGGTAGGCTGAGTCCAATGAGCAGTAGTGGCACGGTTATCATTTCCAATTTGTATCTGCTCGATAATTGACCCACCAGCAAATACTTGAGATCCCTGACCTGCAGATGCAAAATTTCTATCACCCTCTTGATACTGTAGTCCCTGTACATTCTGACGGCCTAAGAATGAAGCCGTGTTGTTTGCGCCAATCTGAGTTACCTCTACCTCAGAACCACTACCACCAGTAATTGCCACTGAACTGCTGTTTTGACTACCTGTTTGTACAACAGTCGCCTGATGGTTATTTCCCTCTTGACTTACGTTTGCATCATTGCTTTGAGCAATTGCAACGGAGCCGCTAAACAATAGAGCGGCGAATAGATTTAATTTTTTCATAAGAATGAATTAAGTTGATCGTTAATTTTTTTCAAATATAATAAAATGTATTTGAAATCAATAAAAATGTATTATAAAATATTTTTATAGATATTATAATGAAATTTAATGTAAAATTTCAATTACTTTTTAAGCAGTAAACTATTGTTTACGTAATTTTTTAAATCATTTTTTTGTTATTATTCCAAAGATTATTCTGATGTAGGATGGATTCCATAATCCTAAAAAAGTATTCTGATTGTCTGCCATTATAACAGAGTTAAAATAAATCATATGCTATTACGGATAAGGGACCACAGATAACAGACACCAGAAAATATCATGAATATATTCATTTGCTTAGTGGCTGAAGTGATAGTAGATAATCATAAAAAGTCTTTTGGTGATCCCCAATTATACACGTGCAAGAATATTGCTACTATTATCATGCGGATAATCTTCCACGGTGGGAATTCATCCGACCGTAGCCAAAAAACAGCTTCATATGGTATACTCATTGATAACTGATGGGAAAGCGGACATACAAAAAACATTGTTCAAAAAAACTTACCCAAGCGTTTCTTACAAAAGAGTGAAATCAAATTGCGACCTTACCTATTCAATTTAACGATTTCCAATTGGAAAGGTGGAAAATGTCGAAACATTGACCTGCATACCCACACCACCAATTCCAGGGGTTTGAGTTATTTCAATGGGAGTAGAAACTGTACTAATGTCTCCACGAAAAGATTGCCCATCGCCAAATTGGTTGAGGATAAATTGATCTCCGAACGTACTGTTAGTACCGCTAAATATAATATCTATTAAATTATTGGACCCCACTTGATTGAGCGCAACATTAAAAATTGCATTGCTAAAATTTTCAATATTGGTGTTGACGACATTTCCATTACCAGTCTGTTGGATGGTTTGGGTAATATTTTGACCAGATGATGAAATATTAGCAACATTACCAATGCCAATCTGAAGTAAGGACGAACTTAAATAGGTACCTACTTGCTGAATAAATCCTATATTTAGCTCATTGGATTGTAAGATAACTGCTGTATTAGAACCGTTACCCGTATTTTGTTGAAGAATCTCCGATTTATTTGAGTTTCCTAGCTGCTGAATAACCGCAACATTTTTTTGAGAGCTGAACTCAATCGATAAAATTTCCGCATTAATTAAATCTAAATTATTACTTATAGCCATACCAGATTGAGCAATTGAACCTCCAACTGCGATAAACCAGAATAATATTACACTTATGATTTTTTTCATGGTCTTTGCTATACTATGTAAAAATAAGAAAAAATTAAAAGAAAGATATGATTTAACTACATAGAAAAAACGCTCCATGACTTCAAATAGAAACATGGAGAGTTTTAATATATTATCGCTGGATTACAGTAGCAGTGTTATTGTTTCCTATTTGAGTGAAGGAAGCAATATTTAGATCACTAGTTTGTGAAACAATCGCTGTATTTCCATTGCCAGATTGCAATACATCTAAGAGATTATTGTTACCAAGTTGCAATGCAGGATCCCCCACATTTACACCTCTTATCAGATTATTTTCACCATCTTGAACCAATATTGCATCGTTACCATCACCAGTTTGAACCAAACTTGCAAGATTTCCAACACCTGATTGCTCCAAAGAAGCAAATGAATTAAGACTTCCTTGCTGATTAATATTGGCAAAATTCATGTTTCCACTTTGATCAATCAGTGCGAAATTGTCTCTACTAGACAACTGATTTACAGAGGCTTGATTGGAATTTCCTACTTGATCGATGATAATTTCATTCGGTTGATTAGATTGTCTTCCCGAAGCAACATTGTCATTACCTTCTTGGTAAATGCTTCCAAAGTTTCCTCCATTAAAAGTCTCAAAAGAGGCATTGTTTCTTTCACCAATCTGCTCAATCAAATGAATACTGACCGCTGTTCCAGATGGGAATCCCTGACGTTGTCTAATTACTGCGTTATTTTCATTCCCAGATTGGTCAATGGAAGCTAGGGCATTATTAGACTGAATATTTCCCCCACCAAAATCGCCTTGTTGGATAGTACCAGTATTCAAGTTTCCTGCTTGTCTAAGTGCCGCAGCAAAATTATCATTACCAGTTTGATCTACAGTTCCTCTATTAGCATTACCATCTTGACTGGTGATAGCCACGTTACGAAGACCTGTTTGAGTAGTAGTACCAACGTTGTTATTTCCTGTTTGGGTAACAACTGCCTCGTTTTCTTGTGCCATGACGAAAGTCGCACAGAAAGCCATGGAGAAAATTAAAATACTTTTTTTCATTTTTAAGAATTTAAGCAAATACTATTTAACGTTGAATAATAGAAGCTACGTTGCTCATACCGGACTGATTCATCGTAGCTATGTTGCCATTTCCAGTTTGCAAAATAGTACCGATGTTTAAATCTCCTAATTGAGTAAGTGTGGCAGTGTTACCAATTCCATCTTGATTGACAGTTGCTGTATTAGTGTACCCCTCTTGGCTAATAGTAGCACTATTACTCTCTCCAAACTGAGACAATCTAGCAGTATTAAAATCACCTAATTGAGTGATGGACGCAGATTGATCGTCTCCACTAAAGGTAGCATTACCCCTTGGGCCTTGATCTATTCTAGCGCTGTTTTCATTACCTTCTTGTGAAATAGAAG encodes:
- a CDS encoding curli production assembly/transport protein CsgE, whose translation is MSSVWRFGCLFCFLGIFSMNLHGQSDSTKVIKEAPESLKLLLNDIIEQATEKVKSDASLEIDGLLIDETKTKSGRDFFDLFYRDWEPPVDARNYSIFIMERPFRANQTLIEVFINETMVYQSFLQPRLDYIEEIVGDSVSITQMYLAQYEELIRELDGEDRKGSGIF
- a CDS encoding CsgG/HfaB family protein; translation: MLKSPIKAFAHKLSVLFVLLIMGCSPFYYQPLGNRDARLGQETPMKSELLDLPAPKEPIVVAVYKFRDQTGQLKESTVGASFSTAITQGATNILIRALEESGWFVPIERENISNLLNERKIIRSSREQYEGTTNILLPPLLFAGVLLEGGIISYETNVFTGGAGVRYFGADASSQYREDRVSIYLRAVSTSNGKILKTVYTTKSILSQEVTSGFFRFVRFRRLLEAETGFTYNEPREMAINEAVEKAVHSLILEGIVDNLWSPQDENELNGTHVKSYLAEKEANVQTDYIGRLHRPNYRTSMFLSLAGKGQSYLGDYSTSFKRPGFETSLGIGLSPTLFMETRLGFQEIHIRDVLQTTDYYGSLNLMYLTNPTGKLSPYVRGGAGLLYNFGENVGLSNSSIMPFVTTGVGIDYLIGNKVSLISEGYINQLLSDNYDGVVSGSFNDIIWGFKVGLRFHLGK
- a CDS encoding curli production assembly/transport component CsgF, producing MKKVFVFTLFLSLISFAEVFSQQLVYTPRNPAFGGNTFNYQWLLSSAQAQDTTRDPNQTDRGLGFSRDPLQEFSESLNRQILSRLSRELVTRQFGEGSIEQGTYILGDFQIEISDGGRGLNITIVDIRTGATTVVEVPFF